A single genomic interval of Parvularculales bacterium harbors:
- the lpdA gene encoding dihydrolipoyl dehydrogenase encodes MTNNKTSYDVIIIGAGPGGYVAAIRAAQLGLQTAIIEREHLGGICLNWGCIPTKSLLHTAELYTSLNHLDDYGLSVDNPRYDLATVVKRSRDVSKRLSDGVAFLLKKNKIDVIMGKARFETPTRLVVEEKTDKRSLEASNIIIATGARARVLPELEPDGKMIWSYKEAMVPDILPNNLLVVGSGAIGIEFASFFLALSAQVTVAEVQERILPVEDEEISKLATRAFKKRGMTILTKTSVESVKQDKKQAHVTLRSADGKKTNTIIVDRIISAVGITGNTENLSLEAIGVKTDKGHIMVNERLETGVPHVYAIGDVAGPPWLAHKASHEGVLVAEQCAGQGGNLHPLDKNAIPGCTYCQPQIASIGLTEAQANEQGYDIHVGRFPFTGNGKAITLGETEGLVKTIFDKKTGELLGAHMIGAEVTELIQGYSIAKTLEATEQDLMRAVFPHPTLSEMMHESVLEAYSRALHI; translated from the coding sequence ATGACAAACAATAAAACCTCTTATGATGTAATTATCATCGGGGCCGGACCCGGCGGCTATGTAGCGGCCATACGCGCCGCTCAATTGGGTTTGCAAACTGCCATTATAGAGCGCGAACATCTGGGCGGTATTTGTCTTAACTGGGGGTGTATTCCCACCAAATCTTTATTACATACTGCTGAGCTTTATACTTCTCTTAACCATTTAGATGACTATGGCTTGTCAGTTGATAATCCCCGTTATGATTTAGCTACCGTAGTGAAGCGTAGCAGAGACGTCTCCAAACGCTTGTCTGACGGAGTAGCGTTTCTACTCAAGAAAAACAAGATTGACGTCATCATGGGAAAGGCCCGTTTCGAGACCCCCACACGCTTGGTTGTTGAGGAAAAAACCGACAAACGCTCCCTTGAAGCATCCAATATCATTATTGCAACCGGCGCACGGGCGCGGGTGTTACCGGAGTTAGAACCGGACGGCAAAATGATCTGGTCATACAAAGAAGCTATGGTTCCTGACATACTGCCCAACAATCTCCTTGTTGTAGGATCGGGTGCTATTGGCATTGAGTTTGCAAGTTTCTTCCTCGCCCTTAGCGCACAGGTAACCGTTGCTGAAGTTCAGGAACGCATTTTACCCGTAGAAGATGAAGAAATATCCAAACTGGCTACAAGAGCTTTCAAAAAACGGGGCATGACCATTTTAACAAAAACCTCCGTTGAGAGCGTCAAACAAGATAAAAAACAAGCCCACGTAACTCTCAGGAGTGCGGACGGCAAAAAAACCAACACCATAATCGTAGACCGCATCATCAGCGCTGTTGGCATCACCGGCAACACAGAAAATCTGAGCCTTGAGGCTATCGGCGTTAAGACGGACAAGGGGCATATTATGGTTAATGAGCGCCTTGAAACCGGTGTGCCTCATGTTTATGCCATTGGTGATGTAGCAGGACCGCCATGGTTGGCTCATAAGGCCAGCCACGAAGGTGTGTTGGTAGCAGAACAATGCGCGGGGCAGGGCGGAAACCTCCACCCATTGGATAAAAACGCTATTCCGGGATGCACCTATTGCCAACCCCAAATTGCCAGTATCGGCTTGACGGAGGCTCAGGCAAACGAGCAAGGCTATGACATCCATGTCGGGCGTTTCCCTTTTACCGGCAATGGTAAAGCCATAACCCTTGGTGAGACGGAAGGGCTTGTTAAGACAATTTTTGATAAAAAAACTGGGGAGCTACTAGGCGCCCACATGATCGGAGCTGAGGTAACCGAACTTATTCAGGGCTATAGTATAGCAAAAACTCTAGAGGCAACTGAGCAAGATTTAATGCGGGCTGTCTTTCCTCACCCAACATTAAGCGAGATGATGCATGAATCCGTACTTGAGGCATATAGCCGTGCCCTTCACATATAA
- the lipA gene encoding lipoyl synthase: protein MVVVVNTLNGSKRSDGPRHPEKVHRPETSVMRKPSWIRVKAPDSPVYKETLSIIREQGLVTVCEEAGCPNIGECWSKKHATMMIMGEICTRACSFCNVRTGLPNPLDGDEPQRVAEAVTRLELAHVIITSVDRDDLPDGGAAHFATVIRSIRAATPKTTIEVLTPDFLRKTGALEQVVEAQPDVFNHNLETVPRLYPRIRPGARYYHSLRLLEQVKSIAPDQFTKSGLMVGLGETRDEILQVMDDMRTAGIDFLTIGQYLQPTRRHAAVESFVTPAEFKAYETIAYSKNFLMVSASPLTRSSYHAGDDFEALRKACLKGSV from the coding sequence ATGGTTGTTGTTGTAAATACACTAAATGGGAGCAAACGTAGCGACGGACCTCGCCATCCTGAAAAGGTACATCGTCCGGAAACATCAGTGATGCGTAAACCTTCCTGGATTCGCGTTAAAGCCCCTGACTCGCCGGTTTATAAAGAAACTCTATCGATTATTCGGGAACAGGGGTTGGTTACGGTTTGCGAAGAGGCCGGATGTCCTAACATTGGTGAGTGTTGGTCAAAAAAGCATGCAACCATGATGATTATGGGGGAGATTTGTACGCGTGCGTGCAGCTTTTGCAATGTACGCACCGGACTGCCGAACCCTCTTGATGGAGATGAGCCCCAACGGGTAGCCGAAGCCGTTACTCGCCTAGAGTTGGCTCATGTTATCATTACCTCCGTTGATCGTGATGATTTGCCTGATGGAGGAGCGGCCCACTTTGCCACCGTCATAAGATCTATACGCGCCGCCACACCGAAAACCACCATTGAAGTTTTAACGCCTGATTTTTTACGCAAAACCGGAGCGCTAGAACAAGTAGTAGAAGCACAGCCTGATGTGTTTAATCACAATCTGGAAACTGTGCCTAGGTTATACCCGCGTATTCGCCCGGGGGCGCGTTATTATCATTCTTTGCGTTTATTGGAGCAGGTTAAGTCTATAGCCCCCGACCAGTTCACTAAGTCGGGTCTTATGGTGGGGTTGGGAGAAACCCGCGACGAAATCCTGCAAGTCATGGATGATATGCGCACCGCCGGCATTGATTTTTTAACTATCGGTCAATATCTCCAGCCAACCCGACGTCATGCAGCCGTTGAAAGTTTTGTAACACCCGCCGAATTCAAGGCGTATGAGACCATCGCTTATAGTAAAAACTTTCTTATGGTGTCGGCCAGTCCTTTAACGCGCTCGTCTTATCATGCCGGAGATGATTTTGAAGCTTTGCGCAAAGCCTGTCTTAAGGGTTCTGTCTGA
- a CDS encoding type II toxin-antitoxin system RatA family toxin — protein MSSYTRQRELPYKAECMFEMVAAIENYPSFLPWCEAVRIQDREITPTGEVLIADMVIRYKVFRERFSSRVVLTPRQYLIDVSGLQGAMRYLTNRWQFHEQPHRGCLVDFFIDFEFKNPVLRSLLDLVFDRAGARLMTAFEERAAELYE, from the coding sequence ATGTCTTCATACACCCGCCAAAGGGAATTACCCTACAAAGCCGAGTGCATGTTTGAGATGGTTGCCGCAATTGAGAACTATCCTTCTTTTTTGCCATGGTGCGAAGCGGTGCGCATTCAAGATCGGGAGATAACACCAACAGGTGAAGTTCTCATAGCTGACATGGTCATTCGCTATAAAGTCTTTCGTGAACGCTTTTCAAGCCGTGTGGTACTAACCCCCCGACAGTACTTAATTGATGTTTCCGGCTTACAAGGGGCTATGCGTTATCTTACCAACCGCTGGCAATTTCATGAGCAACCTCACAGAGGGTGTCTGGTAGATTTTTTTATAGATTTTGAGTTTAAGAATCCTGTCTTGCGCAGCTTGCTTGATCTTGTTTTTGACAGGGCAGGGGCTAGATTAATGACCGCTTTTGAAGAGCGCGCTGCTGAATTATATGAGTGA
- a CDS encoding CinA family protein — MFSEAIIKKVQALLDECRQRELRTVTAESCTGGLLAACLTELPGSSAVVDRGFVTYSNWAKHEVLGVPKEMLREAGAVSKPVACAMAQGALKASRNRANISVALTGIAGPRGDTTTKPVGLVHIASAYGEEHLIHKAFHFTPTSRSSVRMDSLEAALDMMKEIIR, encoded by the coding sequence ATGTTCTCGGAAGCAATTATAAAAAAAGTTCAAGCACTACTTGATGAATGCCGGCAACGGGAGTTGCGTACCGTAACGGCAGAATCTTGTACCGGTGGGTTGCTTGCGGCTTGTCTAACGGAACTTCCGGGCTCTTCTGCCGTTGTAGACAGGGGTTTCGTTACTTATTCCAATTGGGCAAAGCATGAAGTGCTTGGTGTACCAAAAGAAATGTTACGGGAGGCCGGAGCCGTAAGCAAGCCTGTTGCTTGTGCTATGGCACAAGGAGCACTTAAGGCCAGTCGCAATCGGGCAAATATCAGTGTAGCTTTAACAGGCATTGCAGGGCCAAGAGGAGATACAACAACCAAGCCGGTGGGGTTAGTGCATATTGCATCCGCTTATGGAGAAGAGCATCTTATTCACAAAGCGTTTCATTTCACGCCTACAAGCCGATCTTCCGTTCGCATGGATAGTCTTGAAGCGGCTCTTGATATGATGAAAGAAATCATACGGTAA
- a CDS encoding phosphatidylglycerophosphatase A produces MSFLTPLPSSLTPFNPVVLMATFFGIGRLPHAPGTWGSLVALPTGIGLALLWGPVGVVVGSLVMVSIGLWAADIYGHLSGKPDAPEIVIDEVAGQWLTMMAMPLTPLGVITAFVLFRVFDIVKPWPIRFVDKKLKGSSGVMLDDLIAAVYASCIFLVLRWVFDW; encoded by the coding sequence ATGAGCTTTTTAACTCCCCTCCCCTCATCTCTTACACCGTTTAACCCTGTGGTTCTCATGGCTACGTTTTTTGGTATAGGACGATTGCCTCATGCACCGGGTACGTGGGGGTCGTTGGTAGCCTTGCCAACAGGCATTGGGCTTGCCCTGCTTTGGGGGCCGGTTGGTGTTGTGGTGGGGTCTCTTGTAATGGTTTCTATAGGGTTATGGGCGGCCGATATTTACGGGCATCTATCCGGCAAACCGGATGCACCGGAGATTGTTATTGATGAAGTAGCCGGACAATGGTTAACCATGATGGCTATGCCCTTAACGCCCTTGGGTGTTATAACTGCCTTTGTATTGTTTCGTGTGTTTGACATTGTCAAGCCTTGGCCTATCCGCTTTGTAGATAAAAAACTTAAGGGTAGTTCCGGTGTGATGCTGGATGATTTAATTGCTGCGGTATATGCTTCGTGTATTTTTTTAGTTTTGCGTTGGGTTTTTGATTGGTGA